From the genome of Corallococcus macrosporus DSM 14697:
ACACCGTGGTGGTGATGTCGTCCAGCGACACCTCGGCGCGCTCCAGCTCCAGCAGGGCCTCGTCCGGGTCCAACGCGCCGGCGACGACGAGCTGCCCCAGCGCCAGCTCGCGCCCGTCCGGCCCCAGGCGCACCCGCCCGCGCCGCGCCTCCACGTCCAGCTCGATGACGCCCCACTGCTCGTCCCAGCGGACGTCCAGCTCGTCCACCTCCAGGCGCCGGCCCTCGGGCAGCGCCAGGCGCAGCTCCGCGCCGGAGATGTCGAGCTTCGCCACGCGCAGGTGCTCCAGCGGCTGCAGGAAGCAGAACGCGGGCCTGGGCTCCTTCGGCGCGGAGGGCTGCGTCAAATCCAGCGCGACGCGCGGGCGTGACGCCTTCACCTGGGCCAGCGTCAACCGGCCCCGCAGCGGCTGGAAGAAGCCGAGCTGCACCTCCGCCCGGTCCACCGCCACCAGCGGCGAGTCCGTCCCCGGAAGGAACAGCGAGAAGCCGTGCACCACCACGCGGGAGCCCAGCGGGTCCAGCTCGCAGCGGCCGAGCCCCACGTCCAGGCCCAGCACATCCGGCAGGTGCCGGCGGCCCAGCGTGCACGCCACCTCCCACGCCTCCGGCATGCGCAACAGGAGCACGCTCCCCGACAAGACGAGGAGCACCAACAGCAGCGCCCTGCGCGCACCGTGGCGGCTCTGGGAGGACAAAGCCGCTACAGCTTACCCAACCCCTCGAGGTAGCGGTCGATCTCCGCGAGGTCCACCTTGCTGCCCGCCGTCCTGGGGAGCGACGAAGCGGGAGCGCCCGGCCGCTCGGCTGCCTGCCCTGCGGCCGTGTTCACCCCCAGCAGCCCCAGGTTCTTCCCGATGCGATGCACCAGCTCCGCGGACACCGTCTCTTCGCGCGCCAGGAAGGCCTCGAAGAGCGCGTTGTCACACAGGGTGTTGATGACGCGGGGCGAGCCGGACGAGTGCTGGTGCACGGCCAGCAGCGCCTCCGGGCTGAAGGGCATGCGCGGGCAGCCCGCGAGCCGGAGGCGGTGCTTGACGTAGGCCTCCGTCGACTCGGCGGTGAAGGGCTCCAGCCGGTAGCGCATGGCCACGCGCTGCGCGAGCGGCGGGTCCAGCTTCAGGTTCTTCTCAATCTCCGGCAGGCCGAAGAAGACGAAGGAGATGAGCTTGCGCTCCGGCACTTCCAGGTTGAGCAGCCCCCGGAACTCCTCCATCAGCTCGCGCGTCTCCAGCATCTGCGCCTCGTCGATGAGGACGACGGCCTTCTTGCCGGACTCGTAGATTTGCAGCAGCCGCTGGTAGAGCTGCGACAGCAGCGCCAGCTTCTCCTGCGCCGGGTTCTCCACGCCCAGCTGGAGCGCGATGCGGCGCAGCAGCCAGTTGGCGGTGATGCCGGAGTGGATGATGACGAGCAGCGCGGCCTCGTACTCGGACTCCGGAAGCGAGTCGAGCATGCGGCGGGCCAGCGTCGTCTTCCCCGCGCCAATGTCACCGACGAGGATGGACAGGCCCTTCATGTAGCTCACCGCGTGCATCAGCCGGGTGAGCGCCTGCGAGTGCTGCGCCGAGTTGTAATAGAAACGGCTGACGGGAGCGTTGGAGAAGGGCTCCTGGGTCAGCTCGAAGAAGTCCAGGTACGTAGTCATGGGCTCGCCGGACCTCGCGGGGTGCAACTACAGGTAGCCGACCTTGCGCGCCTTGGACGCGCCAGCCGCTGGTATCGGAGTGGTGGGCGCCGGGGCCCCCGCGGGTGCGGGCGGACTGCTGACGGCCTTGGCCCCATTGCCGGAGGGAGTGGGGAGCGGATCCTCCACTGGCTCGACGGAAGCCGCAAGCCGGGACACGTGTCCGGCCACGTCCCGATACTTCCCGTCCATCGCGGCCACGCGCTGGAAGTGGAAGAGCGCCCTGCCCGCGTCACCCTGGGCCTCGTAGGCCGACGCCAGCTCGAAGCCGAGCGCCTTGGCCGCCTCGCCGGTGGCGTGGGGGTTGCCCAGCCCCTCCCGGAAGGCCTCCACCGCCGCCGCGGCGTCGCCGCGCAGGAGCTGGAGCATGCCCATCATCGTGATGCAGTCCAGCTCGCGCTTGCCACCCGCGCTGCCCTGGCGGGCCACGTCGAACTCGTGGAGCGCGTCGTCGAGCAGGCCCATTTCCTTGTACGCGATGCCCAGGTCGTAGTGCGTGTCCACGTCCTCGGGCTTCACCACCTTGGCCAGGCTCTTCTTGAACTCGGAGAAGACCTCCTCCACCGAGTACTGGAAGTCCTCTTCCGCCGGCAGCGCCGTGGCCCCGGAGTCATCACCGAAGGTGTCGATTTCCCCGGCGAGCTCCGCCGCCAGGTCGAACGCGTCACGCTCGCCCGTGGTCTCCTCGGGGTCGTCGAAGCCCTCCGTGACGGGCTGCACGCTCGGGATGTGCGCCGGCTCCGCGGCCGCCTCTTCCTGCGCCTCGCCGCCTCCCGCCTCCGCCGCCTCCAGCCGCTCCATCAGCTCGGCTGCGCGCGCGTGGCCCGGGAAGGCAATCATCACCGTCTCGAGAATCTCGCGCGCCTCTTCCAACAGGCCCTGGTCGAGGAAGAACGACGCCTCGTCGCACTCCTCCGCCGCGGGCTCGTCCTCCTCGTCGGCGGC
Proteins encoded in this window:
- a CDS encoding ExeA family protein, with amino-acid sequence MTTYLDFFELTQEPFSNAPVSRFYYNSAQHSQALTRLMHAVSYMKGLSILVGDIGAGKTTLARRMLDSLPESEYEAALLVIIHSGITANWLLRRIALQLGVENPAQEKLALLSQLYQRLLQIYESGKKAVVLIDEAQMLETRELMEEFRGLLNLEVPERKLISFVFFGLPEIEKNLKLDPPLAQRVAMRYRLEPFTAESTEAYVKHRLRLAGCPRMPFSPEALLAVHQHSSGSPRVINTLCDNALFEAFLAREETVSAELVHRIGKNLGLLGVNTAAGQAAERPGAPASSLPRTAGSKVDLAEIDRYLEGLGKL